A genome region from Panicum virgatum strain AP13 chromosome 4K, P.virgatum_v5, whole genome shotgun sequence includes the following:
- the LOC120702016 gene encoding uncharacterized protein LOC120702016 yields the protein MPPALENVKAITTRGGKTTQDPPYPNHVNRKKASQVVEEPPREEKVHEGKTALHEFYDTQVLPFPMRARKPSTDEQSSRFVEIIQQVNINVPLMDAIKVPTYARYIKDIINNKRPLPTTEVIKLTEACSAAILQQLPEKKKDPGFPTIRCSIGAQNFDKALCDLGASVSVMPKAVFDQLNYTELTPTPMQLQLADSSVRHYDNPGFWG from the coding sequence ATGCCCCCTGCTTTGGAGAACGTTAAGGCGATAACCACACGAGGAGGTAAAACTACTCAAGACCCGccttatcctaaccatgttAACAGGAAGAAAGCAAGCCAGGTGGTAGAAGAACCACCTCGGGAGGAgaaggttcatgaagggaagacggcTCTGCATGAATTTTATGATACCCAAGTATTGCCGTTCCCTATGAGGGCAAGGAAGCCAAGTACAGATGAGCAGTCCAGCCGCTTTGTTgagataatacaacaagtgaacaTCAATGTTCCCTTGATGGATGCGATAAAGGTTCCGACCTATGCTCGTTATATCAAGGACATAATCAACAACAAGCGACCACTGCCAACTACCGAAGTAATCAAGCTCACTGAGGCATGCAGTGCAGCTATACTTCAACAATTGcctgagaagaagaaggatccaGGATTCCCAACTATTAGATGTTCGATAGGGGCACAGAACTTCGACAAAGCCTTATGTGATTTGGGAGCCAGTGTTAGTGTGATGCCGAAGGCGGTCTTCGACCAACTCAACTACACAGAGTTGACACCAACACCCATGCAGTTGCAATTGGCTGACTCCTCAGTACGGCACTATGACAACCCAGGTTTTTGGGGCTAA